Sequence from the Candidatus Poribacteria bacterium genome:
GATGGAGAAGTATGACGCCACGGCCATAGCGACCCATATCAGGTCGCTCGTCAGAAACCCGAGGCCGGAGGACATGATATGGCCGAGTCTGGGCGATTCGGAGCTTCAGAAGCAGGGCATAGTGGCATGCTGTCAGGCACATATAAACGTGGTGCTCACCCATATGCTGGCGCAATATGCCTTCGGCAGACCCTCCATGATGGGCGATTTCACGATAGAGCCGTTCAACGGCGTGGGGATCGTCATGCACTGCGGCGCCCCCTGGAACCTGTGGGGGGATGATAGAAGGGTGCCTTACATCATAAGGGATCACGCCGAAAGACGGGTGAGGGAACACTCCGTCCCCGGATGCGGCGCATGCTCCGAGGTGCTGTATCCTTCGGGCGAGCCGGTCACGATATGGAGGATCAACGTGCTCGACAGGACGATATACCTCCACACAGGAACGACGGTTGACGGCTATTCCCTGTATAAGGATTTCGACTACCTGATGTGCAGGACGAAGCTGGTCGCTCGGATCGACGCGGAGAAGGTCCAGAGGCACATCTATCAGGACAAACGGGGCGTCCATAGGACGGCGACGCTGGGCGATTTCAGAAGGAGGATCAAGGATCTGGGAACCCTGATGGGGTTCAAGGTGGTAGAGGAGGACAGATGACGGCGAAAGGAGGGTGAGACCATCGGGGCGGAAAGGTGGTCCGAGTTGATCGAGGACATCCTGAGGGAGATAGGGGTCAGCGAGGGCCAGACGGCCCTGGATTTCGGGTGCGGCTCGGGCAACTATACCCTCCCCTGCGCACGGATAGTCGGGGAAGAGGGGAGGGTCTATGCTATAGATAAGGATGAGAGGGTTTTGAGCGAACTGGCTCAGAGAGCTAAGGCGCTGGGGCTGGAGAACGTAAGGACGATAAAAGCGTTCGTCTCCTCGAAAATGCCCCTTGAGGCCGGCTCGGTGGACGTGGTCCTCCTATTCGACGTCATACACTCGTATTACTTCAACTCAAACGGCAGGAGGAGGGTGCTT
This genomic interval carries:
- a CDS encoding class I SAM-dependent methyltransferase, with the protein product MIEDILREIGVSEGQTALDFGCGSGNYTLPCARIVGEEGRVYAIDKDERVLSELAQRAKALGLENVRTIKAFVSSKMPLEAGSVDVVLLFDVIHSYYFNSNGRRRVLREVHRVLKPNGLLLFYPGDPEVFNNSAELKAIKEEIREEGFHLEKKRCGEIIHEDHLVRGCVLRYRRGGVEKWG